A genomic segment from Flavobacterium sp. 9R encodes:
- the tpiA gene encoding triose-phosphate isomerase, whose translation MRKKIVAGNWKMHKNAAQTQELLTDLLAKIPTQTTAEVIVAPTFINLAAAVTKLEGSAIEVAAQNLHQAESGAFTGEISADMIKSVGVNHVILGHSERRAIFHETDALIASKVDTALEHDMTVIFCFGEELKDRQSGNHFNIVENQLKDGLFHITAADWEKVVLAYEPVWAIGTGETASPEQAQEMHEFIRETVRKAFGSDIAEDLTILYGGSVKPDNAKEIFSKPDVDGGLIGGAALNATDFLAIVTAI comes from the coding sequence ATGAGAAAGAAGATTGTAGCAGGAAACTGGAAAATGCATAAAAATGCAGCACAAACCCAAGAATTATTGACTGACTTACTAGCAAAAATACCAACACAAACAACGGCAGAAGTAATTGTAGCACCAACTTTTATAAACTTAGCAGCTGCGGTAACCAAATTAGAAGGAAGCGCTATTGAAGTTGCAGCACAAAACCTTCACCAGGCAGAAAGCGGAGCATTTACAGGTGAAATTTCTGCTGATATGATTAAAAGTGTAGGCGTGAACCACGTTATCTTAGGACACTCTGAGCGTAGAGCTATTTTCCACGAAACCGATGCTTTGATTGCATCAAAAGTTGATACTGCATTAGAACACGATATGACGGTAATTTTCTGTTTTGGTGAAGAATTAAAAGACCGTCAATCTGGAAATCACTTTAACATTGTGGAAAACCAATTGAAAGATGGTTTATTCCATATTACAGCTGCGGATTGGGAAAAAGTAGTTTTAGCTTACGAGCCAGTTTGGGCTATTGGAACAGGAGAAACGGCTTCACCAGAGCAAGCACAAGAAATGCACGAATTCATTAGAGAAACCGTTCGCAAAGCCTTCGGAAGCGATATCGCAGAAGACCTTACCATCTTATACGGTGGAAGTGTAAAACCAGACAACGCTAAAGAAATCTTCTCTAAACCAGATGTAGACGGAGGTCTAATTGGTGGAGCTGCCTTGAACGCTACTGATTTCTTAGCTATTGTTACTGCTATCTAA